In Chitinophaga sp. HK235, a single window of DNA contains:
- a CDS encoding TetR/AcrR family transcriptional regulator, giving the protein MSKAEKTKQFIVEKTAPVFNEKGYSGTSLTDMTNATGLTKGSIYGNFANKDEVALAAFDYNTRQVAGMIRQEMDKHSTCRDKMLVYVQIYSNFLKHPFPPGGCPILNTATEADDTHPALKQKAAEAVTFWKSRIVHLIEKGVKEGEFKKSVDAEQTALTLIAMIEGCIMITKLTGKMHYRNAIMQSVETLIQEL; this is encoded by the coding sequence ATGAGCAAAGCAGAAAAAACGAAACAGTTTATTGTGGAGAAAACCGCCCCGGTGTTCAATGAGAAGGGTTATTCCGGCACTTCGCTGACGGATATGACCAATGCTACCGGGCTTACCAAAGGCAGCATTTACGGCAACTTCGCCAACAAAGACGAGGTCGCCCTGGCTGCCTTTGATTATAACACCCGTCAGGTGGCCGGCATGATACGGCAGGAAATGGACAAACATTCCACCTGCAGAGACAAGATGCTGGTGTATGTGCAGATATACAGCAATTTCCTCAAGCATCCGTTTCCCCCGGGTGGTTGCCCCATCCTCAACACCGCTACAGAGGCCGATGATACTCACCCAGCTCTGAAACAAAAAGCAGCAGAGGCAGTTACCTTCTGGAAAAGCCGTATCGTTCACCTGATCGAAAAAGGCGTGAAGGAAGGAGAATTCAAAAAAAGCGTTGATGCGGAACAAACCGCCCTCACCCTTATCGCCATGATAGAAGGCTGTATTATGATCACCAAACTGACCGGTAAAATGCATTACCGCAATGCCATTATGCAATCTGTTGAAACACTGATACAGGAACTTTGA
- a CDS encoding RNA polymerase sigma-70 factor gives MTRFDENTKPIEPITENTDSALLRSWKNGDEKAFDMIYTRHFIRLVNLAYKKTGNMEASQELVQDVFLSLYRQLSRLPEQTVLENYLFIATRNRIYNYHRHQLLQLKKEALLRDNYAPSSGASPDRLELKELESLLRNKIQQLPDQCRKVFLLSREEQLSNKEVAERLHISVNTVEQHMRKALRILRASFNDELSLMLLLLLLKHSNF, from the coding sequence ATTACTAGATTTGATGAAAATACTAAACCCATCGAACCAATCACGGAAAATACCGATTCTGCCCTGCTGAGATCATGGAAAAACGGCGATGAAAAAGCGTTTGATATGATTTATACCCGTCATTTTATCCGGTTGGTCAACCTGGCCTATAAGAAAACCGGTAATATGGAAGCGTCGCAGGAACTGGTACAGGATGTGTTTTTATCGCTCTATCGTCAACTGTCACGGCTACCCGAACAAACCGTATTGGAAAATTATCTGTTCATCGCTACCAGAAACCGTATCTACAATTATCACCGGCATCAGTTGCTGCAACTCAAAAAGGAAGCATTACTCCGGGACAACTATGCCCCTTCCTCCGGCGCAAGCCCCGACAGACTGGAGCTGAAAGAGCTGGAAAGCCTGCTGCGGAATAAAATACAGCAACTGCCTGATCAATGCCGCAAGGTGTTTCTGCTGAGCCGGGAAGAACAACTCTCCAATAAAGAAGTCGCTGAACGTTTACACATTTCCGTTAATACAGTAGAACAGCATATGCGTAAAGCCCTGCGTATTCTGCGGGCTAGTTTTAATGATGAATTATCGCTGATGTTATTGCTGTTATTACTGAAACACAGCAATTTTTAA
- a CDS encoding FecR family protein, which translates to MDEQNLYVLLQKYRQGICNAEELHALEVWYASLGNDLPDEAIDPQSEAAKQLTQQQLQALRGRLSAAPGSSGMKAVKTAVWKKVLRYAAIWATVLLLAGLSYRMLKPDVLPAGKSGSRYADRQTDFNRHITLPDGSTVILHAGSRLVFPDRFNGTLREVTLSGEAYFDIRPDSLKPFIINTGILKTTVLGTAFNISAYPGQEEITVSVTRGKVKVEEGSKVLAVLTPDQQIVYNTKNAAAIQQAVNAMAKASWTTTDMVFENATFETIANTLSKRYEVNIQFSDDALKQCPIRVSFAGTESLEEVLDVICAVRNATYKIENGHDVLIKGKGC; encoded by the coding sequence ATGGATGAACAAAACTTGTATGTACTGTTACAGAAATATCGTCAGGGCATCTGCAATGCGGAGGAGTTACATGCACTGGAAGTCTGGTATGCATCGCTGGGGAATGATTTGCCCGATGAGGCGATCGATCCGCAGAGCGAAGCAGCCAAACAGCTGACGCAGCAACAACTGCAGGCATTACGCGGGAGGTTGTCTGCAGCGCCGGGCAGTAGCGGGATGAAAGCTGTAAAAACAGCGGTATGGAAAAAGGTGCTGCGGTATGCAGCAATCTGGGCTACCGTGTTGTTACTGGCCGGACTGAGCTACCGGATGCTGAAGCCGGATGTACTGCCGGCCGGTAAATCCGGGAGCCGGTATGCCGACAGGCAGACGGATTTCAACCGGCACATCACCCTACCGGATGGCAGTACAGTGATACTGCATGCAGGCAGCAGGCTTGTTTTCCCCGACAGGTTTAACGGAACCCTGCGGGAAGTCACCCTTTCCGGTGAAGCCTATTTTGATATACGTCCCGACAGCCTTAAACCGTTTATTATCAATACAGGCATACTGAAGACAACAGTACTGGGCACGGCTTTTAACATCAGTGCCTACCCCGGGCAGGAGGAGATAACGGTGTCGGTTACACGAGGAAAGGTAAAGGTGGAAGAAGGCAGTAAAGTGCTGGCCGTATTAACACCGGATCAGCAGATAGTTTACAACACCAAAAATGCCGCCGCCATCCAGCAAGCGGTAAATGCCATGGCCAAAGCCAGCTGGACCACCACCGATATGGTTTTTGAAAATGCAACTTTTGAAACTATTGCCAATACACTCAGCAAACGTTACGAAGTGAACATACAATTCAGTGATGATGCATTAAAACAATGCCCGATCAGAGTGTCCTTTGCAGGTACCGAATCCCTCGAAGAAGTGCTGGACGTTATCTGTGCAGTAAGGAATGCCACCTATAAGATAGAAAACGGCCATGATGTGCTGATAAAAGGCAAAGGCTGTTAA
- a CDS encoding DHA2 family efflux MFS transporter permease subunit codes for MKKSILVMAVIAAAIMELIDSSIVNVALSHMSGNLGATLEDTSWVITAYAIANVIIIPITGFLAGKLGRRNYYIGSIIAFTIFSLMCGQATNIWVLVLFRFLQGIGGGALLSVSQVIVFEQFPKEKQNVASAIFGIGVFIGPTIGPTLGGYITEYYSWPWIFYINVPIGIIVAFICYLLVEEPARKAGSQKIDWTGILLLAVGVSALQTVLERGESDDWFEAAYITWLTVIAVLGIGIFIWWELRVAQPVVNLRVLKSRNLSIAAALTFISGLGIYSSVFLAPVFAQRLLNFTPLQTGMLLLPGAFLAIGGLIISARLLQRGISPIYLIIAGMGMFILFSWQMSQLNQDASAQAISNSLIWRAVGLALVTVPLTTLAVSSLPPADIPQGAALNNMMRQLGGSFGIAMINTYLSQRRAQHRYDLVSHLNTADPLVYNRLHGYTKFFQGKGFTGTDAYHKALQLLDISVTRQGFLLSFSDAFMLLGFIFLLSLPLLLVTSARRKTNVVISDH; via the coding sequence ATGAAAAAGAGTATACTGGTCATGGCGGTCATCGCAGCGGCCATCATGGAACTGATAGACAGCTCTATCGTAAACGTGGCGCTATCGCACATGAGCGGCAATCTGGGCGCCACCCTCGAAGACACCTCCTGGGTTATCACTGCCTATGCCATCGCCAACGTGATCATCATTCCCATCACCGGGTTTCTGGCTGGCAAACTGGGTCGGCGCAACTATTACATCGGCTCCATCATCGCCTTCACCATCTTTTCCCTGATGTGCGGGCAAGCCACCAATATATGGGTACTGGTGTTATTCCGTTTTCTGCAGGGCATCGGCGGAGGCGCCCTCCTGTCGGTATCTCAGGTGATTGTATTTGAGCAGTTCCCCAAAGAAAAGCAGAACGTGGCCAGCGCAATATTTGGCATCGGTGTATTTATCGGGCCTACCATCGGGCCTACACTGGGAGGTTATATCACGGAGTATTACAGCTGGCCCTGGATCTTTTATATTAATGTACCGATAGGTATTATCGTAGCCTTCATCTGTTATCTTTTAGTAGAAGAGCCTGCACGAAAGGCCGGCAGCCAGAAAATAGACTGGACCGGTATCCTGCTGCTGGCGGTGGGTGTAAGTGCCTTGCAGACGGTACTGGAACGTGGCGAAAGCGACGACTGGTTTGAAGCTGCCTACATCACCTGGCTTACCGTGATAGCGGTGCTGGGTATCGGTATCTTTATCTGGTGGGAACTGCGTGTAGCCCAGCCCGTTGTCAACCTGCGCGTGCTCAAAAGCAGGAACCTGAGCATTGCAGCAGCCCTTACCTTCATCTCCGGCCTGGGCATTTACAGCTCGGTGTTTCTGGCACCTGTTTTTGCACAACGACTGCTCAATTTCACGCCTTTGCAAACCGGGATGTTGTTGCTGCCCGGCGCTTTCCTGGCCATCGGCGGTTTGATTATATCCGCCCGTCTGCTGCAGCGGGGCATCTCCCCTATCTATCTGATTATTGCGGGCATGGGTATGTTTATCCTGTTCAGCTGGCAGATGTCGCAGCTCAACCAGGACGCCAGTGCACAGGCCATCAGCAACTCCCTGATCTGGCGGGCCGTGGGCCTGGCATTGGTGACGGTGCCACTCACTACGCTGGCCGTATCTTCGCTGCCACCTGCCGATATACCGCAGGGGGCGGCACTCAACAATATGATGCGGCAGCTGGGCGGTTCCTTCGGCATCGCTATGATCAACACTTATCTGTCGCAGCGCAGAGCCCAGCACCGCTATGATCTGGTCAGCCATCTCAATACAGCCGACCCGCTGGTGTACAACCGCCTGCACGGCTATACGAAGTTTTTCCAGGGTAAAGGTTTTACAGGCACAGATGCATATCACAAAGCATTACAGCTGCTGGATATCAGCGTCACCCGGCAGGGTTTCCTGCTAAGCTTCAGCGATGCCTTTATGCTGCTGGGATTTATCTTTTTGTTATCGCTGCCATTGCTGCTGGTCACTTCTGCCAGAAGGAAAACAAACGTGGTCATATCCGACCACTGA
- a CDS encoding helix-turn-helix domain-containing protein has product MIIGESLLNSVSEGIEKGGDKGINNLRQLEEHINAPKLGKMTGYSRGTISKKIEHPHLLKVEEIQKLAEVLRVTPERILKLAINEIAAIEADLKNKKG; this is encoded by the coding sequence ATGATTATAGGAGAATCATTATTAAACTCTGTTTCTGAAGGCATCGAAAAAGGAGGCGATAAGGGTATCAATAACTTACGGCAACTGGAGGAGCATATTAACGCACCTAAACTGGGCAAAATGACCGGTTATTCCAGAGGTACTATTAGTAAAAAAATAGAACACCCTCATTTATTAAAAGTGGAAGAGATCCAAAAGCTGGCAGAAGTACTGCGGGTAACCCCTGAACGCATCCTGAAACTAGCCATCAACGAAATCGCAGCCATCGAGGCCGATCTGAAAAATAAAAAAGGCTAA
- a CDS encoding TonB-dependent receptor, with amino-acid sequence MQKFLAVPSQLTGLLLPCMFRHTRRLVKTITLALLNIVLLSSVLMASPGRAQDISTQQITLTLKNETLKSALGKVEALSGFRLAYPPEQVNKYKNISLTKGTRSVKTTLELLLAETYLNFRQADNIIIIFRPSEQISNTPDTTVHPGPQAGTSMRTIIGSVVENKTNMVLPGVSVQVKGTTRGTQTQSDGTYSIQVPSSQKTLVFSFIGYETKEVEIAAFNQTDVTLIPSSLGLKDVVVVAYGQQKKATVTGAIASISTKELVQSPVSNLTNALAGRLPGLITTQRSGEPGVDASNLYIRGVGTLNGTSPIIMVDGIERPMDYVDPNDIENLTILKDAAATAVLGMRGANGAILITTKRGKAGPPSVNFRASTGITEATRLPQYLGSYDYASLLNEALKNDGAQPAFTTAQLEGYKSGKLPNTDYYKFIMKPSTVAQGNLNVSGGNNIARYFISAGYNVQDGLYAHTTENQDGYTGNNNMKRYNLRANVDVDITPTLAARVDIAGIMTDRRDGNNSASTIMNLANRMAPIYPIVNPDGSLWGNGTFQSNILGELSQKGYRRWYNNTVQGTFALTRKLDIITKNLTAKVSFSYDNTNSPSASYTRNYAVFEPLYDAQGNITSYKQSGQDTKIDPNGSFSGGSANRSTYFEATANWNRQFGKHEATAMLLWNRRLNESNSSIPRAYQSLLFRGTYNYMQKYLLEISASYQGSENFPKESRYGIFPSVSAGWVLSEESFIKDNVSAISFLKIRGSYGEVGNDQAGSDRFLWFTSWGGGDPYYFGTNASQANGWKQGPIGNPGVTWERGRQANAGIEARFWKNLLGISLDLFTQRRSKILIRRNTLSDVFGQDIKAQNIGIVDNKGFELELSHENTIGRVRYFFKPNVTFARNNIVYQDEVAQAYPWMKRTGHPIGTKFGLISEGFFKDQQDVDNSPFQNFSAYGPGDFKYKKLTGKEYDFIQSNFDETAIGYARTPEIMFGATLGADYKGFDISLLFQGAAHTDVMLNNEAVYEFFQGGKVKPFHLGRWTPETAATATYPRLHSNTNGNNHRASSFWVKDASYLRLKNAEIGYQLPKTWIKPIGLSYVRIYANGMNLFTWDKLKDYQVDPEIGDGNGAMYPIQRIWNFGIDVRF; translated from the coding sequence ATGCAAAAGTTCTTAGCTGTGCCTTCACAGCTGACAGGTCTGCTATTGCCCTGTATGTTCCGCCACACCAGGCGTCTGGTAAAAACCATCACCCTGGCCCTGCTGAACATCGTTTTACTGTCATCTGTACTAATGGCCTCTCCCGGCCGCGCACAGGATATCTCCACCCAACAGATTACCCTGACGCTCAAAAATGAAACCTTAAAAAGTGCACTGGGTAAAGTGGAAGCACTGTCCGGCTTCCGCCTGGCCTATCCGCCGGAACAAGTGAACAAATACAAAAACATCAGTCTCACCAAAGGCACCCGCAGCGTTAAAACAACACTGGAGCTGCTGCTCGCCGAGACCTATCTGAACTTCAGACAGGCAGACAACATCATCATTATTTTTCGCCCATCCGAACAAATCAGCAACACCCCGGATACCACGGTGCATCCGGGCCCCCAGGCAGGCACCTCCATGCGTACCATTATCGGCTCGGTGGTGGAAAACAAAACCAATATGGTACTACCGGGCGTTTCTGTTCAGGTAAAAGGTACCACCAGAGGCACCCAGACACAAAGCGACGGCACCTACAGCATACAGGTGCCTTCCAGCCAGAAAACACTCGTCTTCTCTTTCATCGGATATGAAACCAAAGAAGTAGAGATAGCGGCCTTTAACCAAACGGATGTTACCCTCATTCCCTCCAGCCTCGGCCTGAAAGACGTAGTGGTAGTGGCTTACGGCCAGCAGAAAAAAGCCACCGTCACCGGCGCCATCGCTTCTATCAGTACCAAAGAGCTGGTACAAAGCCCCGTGTCCAACCTCACCAATGCGCTGGCAGGACGCCTTCCCGGCCTCATCACCACCCAGCGCAGCGGTGAGCCCGGCGTAGACGCCAGCAACCTCTATATCCGCGGCGTTGGCACCCTCAACGGTACCTCGCCCATCATCATGGTTGACGGCATCGAAAGGCCCATGGACTATGTAGATCCCAACGATATAGAAAACCTCACCATCCTCAAAGATGCCGCCGCCACCGCCGTACTGGGGATGCGCGGCGCCAACGGGGCCATCCTCATCACCACCAAAAGAGGTAAAGCAGGCCCTCCTTCCGTCAACTTCCGCGCTTCCACCGGTATCACCGAAGCCACCCGCCTGCCCCAATATCTCGGCTCCTACGACTATGCCTCCCTGCTCAATGAAGCCCTGAAAAACGATGGCGCCCAGCCCGCCTTCACCACCGCACAACTCGAAGGATATAAAAGCGGGAAACTGCCCAATACCGACTACTATAAGTTCATCATGAAACCGTCTACTGTAGCACAGGGCAACCTCAACGTGAGCGGCGGCAACAACATCGCCCGCTACTTTATTTCGGCAGGTTACAACGTACAGGACGGCCTCTATGCACATACCACCGAAAACCAGGACGGTTATACCGGCAACAACAATATGAAACGTTATAACCTGCGCGCCAACGTAGATGTGGACATCACCCCCACTCTCGCTGCCCGTGTAGACATTGCCGGTATCATGACAGACCGCAGGGATGGCAACAACTCCGCCAGCACGATCATGAACCTCGCCAACCGCATGGCACCTATCTATCCAATCGTCAACCCCGACGGCTCCCTCTGGGGAAACGGCACCTTCCAGTCCAACATCCTCGGGGAACTATCGCAGAAAGGATACCGCCGCTGGTATAACAATACCGTACAAGGCACTTTCGCGCTTACCCGCAAACTGGACATCATCACCAAAAACCTGACGGCCAAAGTGTCTTTCTCCTACGACAATACCAATTCGCCCTCTGCTTCCTATACCCGCAACTATGCCGTGTTTGAACCACTCTATGATGCACAAGGCAATATCACCAGCTACAAACAGTCCGGGCAAGACACCAAGATAGACCCCAACGGCTCCTTCAGTGGCGGCAGTGCCAACCGCAGCACCTACTTTGAAGCTACTGCCAACTGGAACCGCCAGTTCGGCAAACACGAAGCAACTGCTATGCTGCTCTGGAACCGCCGCCTCAACGAAAGTAATTCTTCCATCCCCAGAGCATACCAGTCGCTGCTCTTCCGCGGTACCTACAACTATATGCAGAAGTACCTGCTGGAGATCAGCGCTTCTTATCAGGGATCGGAGAACTTCCCCAAAGAAAGCCGCTATGGTATCTTCCCATCCGTATCCGCCGGATGGGTACTGTCTGAAGAATCTTTTATCAAAGACAATGTGTCTGCCATCAGTTTTCTGAAGATCAGAGGTTCTTATGGAGAAGTGGGCAATGATCAGGCGGGCAGCGACCGTTTCCTCTGGTTCACCTCCTGGGGCGGTGGCGACCCTTATTATTTTGGTACCAACGCCAGTCAGGCCAACGGCTGGAAACAAGGCCCCATCGGTAATCCCGGCGTTACCTGGGAACGGGGCAGGCAAGCCAATGCGGGCATAGAAGCCCGCTTCTGGAAAAACCTGCTGGGCATCTCCCTCGATCTTTTCACCCAGCGCAGAAGCAAAATACTGATCCGCCGCAATACCCTCTCTGATGTATTCGGACAGGATATCAAAGCGCAAAACATCGGTATTGTAGACAACAAGGGATTTGAACTGGAGCTGAGCCATGAAAACACCATCGGGCGGGTACGTTATTTCTTTAAACCCAATGTGACCTTTGCCCGCAACAACATTGTGTATCAGGATGAAGTGGCACAGGCCTATCCCTGGATGAAACGCACCGGCCATCCTATCGGCACCAAGTTCGGCCTGATCTCCGAAGGTTTCTTCAAAGACCAGCAGGATGTGGACAACAGCCCCTTCCAGAATTTTTCGGCCTATGGCCCCGGTGATTTTAAATACAAAAAACTCACCGGCAAGGAGTATGATTTTATTCAGTCCAATTTTGATGAAACGGCTATCGGTTACGCCCGTACGCCGGAAATCATGTTTGGTGCCACGCTGGGCGCAGATTACAAAGGCTTCGATATCTCTCTGCTATTCCAGGGAGCAGCTCATACCGATGTGATGCTCAACAACGAAGCTGTTTATGAGTTTTTCCAGGGCGGCAAGGTAAAACCCTTCCACCTGGGTCGCTGGACGCCGGAAACTGCGGCCACCGCCACCTATCCACGCCTGCACAGTAATACCAACGGCAACAATCACCGCGCCTCTTCCTTCTGGGTAAAAGATGCCAGCTACCTGCGCCTGAAAAACGCGGAAATAGGCTATCAGCTGCCTAAAACATGGATTAAACCGATCGGTCTTTCCTATGTTCGTATATACGCCAACGGTATGAACCTCTTCACCTGGGACAAACTCAAAGACTACCAGGTAGACCCTGAAATAGGCGATGGTAACGGCGCCATGTACCCCATCCAGCGCATCTGGAACTTCGGCATCGATGTAAGATTCTAA
- a CDS encoding SDR family oxidoreductase, with product MRTHNNTVLITGGSAGIGLALARALAAEGNKVIITGRDADRLEQAAAAVPGLIPIVSDVTRHQSVKQMVQTLKQEHPELNMLINNAGRASAYRLSDHAQAFDKAADEMLTNYLAIIQLTELLLPQLRLQEEAAIINVSSVTALVPSVALPTYAASKAALHSYTQALRLSVSPVRVFELMPPLVNTALSREIGGENGIPPEQVAAEFMSALANDEYEIHVGDTQKVFQLVRSASPAQAAQTFNARSL from the coding sequence ATGAGAACACACAACAACACGGTACTAATTACCGGCGGGAGCGCCGGCATAGGGCTGGCACTGGCCCGTGCACTGGCAGCGGAAGGCAATAAAGTGATCATCACCGGAAGAGATGCTGACAGGCTGGAACAGGCCGCAGCCGCTGTACCCGGCCTTATCCCCATCGTATCGGATGTCACCCGGCATCAGTCTGTAAAACAAATGGTACAAACCCTGAAGCAGGAGCATCCGGAGCTGAACATGCTCATCAACAATGCTGGCAGAGCCAGCGCATACCGGTTGTCAGACCATGCACAGGCCTTCGACAAGGCTGCTGATGAAATGCTCACCAATTACCTGGCGATCATACAACTCACGGAACTATTGCTGCCGCAGCTGCGTCTCCAGGAAGAAGCGGCCATCATCAATGTCAGTTCCGTGACGGCCCTGGTGCCTTCCGTGGCGCTGCCCACCTATGCTGCCAGCAAAGCGGCCCTCCACTCCTACACGCAGGCATTGCGGCTGTCTGTGAGCCCTGTCCGGGTATTTGAACTGATGCCGCCGCTGGTAAACACCGCTCTCTCCCGGGAAATAGGCGGTGAAAATGGGATCCCACCCGAACAGGTGGCCGCAGAGTTTATGTCTGCCCTTGCCAACGATGAATACGAAATTCATGTAGGCGATACACAGAAAGTGTTTCAGCTGGTCCGCTCCGCCTCCCCTGCCCAGGCCGCACAAACCTTTAACGCCCGTAGTCTCTAA
- a CDS encoding YfhO family protein: MITLLRHLGAVALFAGLAMLFCSPLLDGKALFQSDMMHFKGMEKEAADYYKATGDVPLWSNSMFGGMPTYVIYTGPPVAKTYYLNKLFTLWLPNPADMLFINMLGMYVLLSVLNFRYWIRILGALAYGFATFSIISMDAGHITKVMAMAYIAPMLGGIILAYRGRLVAGACLTALATTMLIYNNHLQIAYYALIMVAGLIISTFIQAYRSKQLPAFVRASAILAITAILAILPNVDNLMILKEYTRYTIRGSESELKTEQKKAPGLDLSYAFQWSYGPGETFTMLIPGVVGNSTSEKLSVNSHTYKALKSLGMSDEKAKKEVTNAQWPLYWAGQPMTGGPVYIGAIICLLVVLALLIIRSPHKWWLVAVSIFAILLSWGYNFAPFNNFLFYHLPLYNRFRAPTMALIIPQITFVVLACWALQELLSGEQSREHLLLQLRKAFVITAGLVVGIAVLGPFVYTFRGPYDAYHLQQYTQWLGGKEAATKLMTALRKDRSQLLLMDGLRTLALLLLTFGILWACLKEKLKPQLAMVLVGILTVADLFLVDKNYMGEDSFITPEALDSYITPSAADKEILKDKTLYYRVLNQTTNPWLDASTSYLHKSIGGQSPAKLWIYQDLIDHQLVRNNPAVLNMLNTRYIISENPETGEPVAQKNEGALGNGWFVQNIRWAANANEEMQAMDAFNPKDTVIIDQRFQSGLGTFSPGKDSAARIELVRYGLNDLHFTSQNTQDGFGVFSDIYYPAGWRAFIDHQETDIIRVNYALRGLKIPAGKHEIEFRFRPDNFIAGRKIAAGSSWLLLILVAAGLLWELFGGNPTKKIMPDPRAGVRQ, translated from the coding sequence ATGATCACCCTTTTGCGGCACCTGGGCGCTGTGGCGCTTTTTGCGGGCCTTGCCATGCTTTTCTGCAGTCCGCTGCTGGATGGTAAAGCACTGTTCCAATCAGACATGATGCATTTCAAAGGCATGGAAAAAGAAGCGGCAGACTATTACAAAGCCACCGGTGATGTTCCGTTGTGGAGCAACAGCATGTTTGGCGGCATGCCCACCTATGTTATCTATACTGGGCCGCCGGTGGCCAAAACCTATTATCTCAACAAACTCTTTACCCTGTGGCTGCCTAATCCGGCAGATATGTTATTTATCAATATGCTGGGGATGTATGTGCTGTTGTCTGTACTCAATTTCCGTTACTGGATCAGGATCCTGGGTGCACTCGCCTATGGATTTGCCACCTTCAGCATCATCAGCATGGATGCGGGGCATATCACCAAAGTGATGGCCATGGCCTATATCGCGCCGATGCTGGGCGGTATTATTCTCGCCTACCGCGGCCGGCTGGTGGCAGGCGCCTGCCTTACCGCACTGGCCACTACCATGCTGATCTACAACAACCACCTGCAGATTGCGTATTATGCACTTATCATGGTAGCCGGACTGATCATCAGCACTTTTATCCAGGCATACCGCAGCAAACAGTTGCCTGCTTTCGTACGTGCGTCAGCGATATTGGCTATAACGGCTATCCTGGCCATTTTGCCCAATGTAGACAACCTGATGATCCTGAAAGAGTATACCCGTTATACCATCCGTGGCAGTGAATCGGAACTGAAAACCGAACAGAAAAAAGCACCGGGGCTGGACCTGAGCTATGCATTTCAATGGAGTTATGGTCCCGGCGAAACCTTTACTATGCTGATACCGGGTGTAGTCGGCAATTCCACTTCCGAAAAGTTGTCTGTCAACTCCCATACCTACAAGGCCCTGAAATCGCTGGGCATGTCAGATGAAAAGGCGAAGAAGGAAGTCACCAATGCCCAATGGCCCCTGTACTGGGCCGGACAGCCCATGACCGGAGGCCCGGTATATATCGGTGCTATTATTTGTTTACTGGTAGTGCTGGCACTACTGATTATCCGCAGTCCGCACAAATGGTGGCTGGTAGCCGTTTCCATCTTTGCCATCCTGCTCAGCTGGGGTTATAACTTTGCCCCTTTCAATAACTTTTTATTCTACCATCTGCCGTTGTACAACCGGTTCAGAGCCCCAACCATGGCCCTGATCATCCCGCAAATCACGTTTGTGGTGCTGGCCTGCTGGGCATTACAGGAACTGCTCAGCGGAGAACAATCCCGGGAACATTTGCTGCTGCAACTGAGGAAAGCCTTCGTGATCACTGCCGGACTGGTAGTCGGTATTGCAGTATTGGGGCCTTTTGTGTACACGTTCAGAGGTCCGTACGATGCGTATCACCTGCAGCAATACACGCAGTGGCTGGGAGGTAAGGAAGCCGCTACTAAACTAATGACTGCATTAAGGAAAGACCGGAGCCAGCTGTTGCTGATGGATGGTCTTCGCACGCTGGCCTTGCTGCTGCTGACCTTTGGTATATTGTGGGCTTGTCTGAAAGAGAAGCTGAAACCGCAGCTGGCCATGGTTCTGGTTGGCATCCTGACTGTCGCAGACCTGTTTCTGGTAGATAAAAACTATATGGGAGAAGATAGCTTCATAACACCCGAAGCGCTGGACTCCTATATCACACCTTCTGCTGCAGACAAGGAGATCCTGAAGGACAAAACGCTCTATTACCGTGTATTGAACCAAACCACCAACCCCTGGCTGGACGCCAGCACCTCCTATCTGCACAAATCCATTGGCGGCCAAAGTCCGGCCAAGCTGTGGATTTATCAGGACCTGATTGATCATCAGCTGGTCCGCAACAACCCTGCGGTGCTGAATATGCTGAACACCCGGTATATTATTTCAGAAAATCCCGAAACAGGTGAGCCGGTAGCGCAAAAGAATGAAGGTGCGCTGGGCAACGGCTGGTTTGTTCAAAACATCCGGTGGGCGGCCAATGCCAACGAAGAAATGCAGGCCATGGACGCTTTTAATCCGAAAGACACGGTGATCATTGATCAGCGGTTTCAGTCCGGACTGGGCACTTTCTCACCCGGGAAAGACAGTGCTGCCCGTATAGAACTGGTCCGCTATGGCCTGAACGATCTTCACTTTACCTCGCAGAATACGCAGGACGGTTTTGGGGTGTTCTCCGATATCTATTATCCTGCCGGCTGGCGTGCTTTTATCGACCATCAGGAAACAGATATTATCCGTGTAAACTATGCGCTGCGCGGGTTAAAGATACCTGCCGGCAAACATGAAATTGAATTCCGTTTCCGCCCGGACAACTTTATTGCGGGCCGTAAAATAGCAGCCGGTTCATCCTGGCTCTTGCTGATACTGGTGGCTGCAGGGCTGTTATGGGAGCTGTTTGGGGGCAACCCGACTAAAAAAATTATGCCGGACCCACGGGCGGGGGTCCGGCAATAA